From the Corynebacterium sp. P3-F1 genome, the window CGTCGTTGCGTTCACCGATCCGGTCGACTTCGCTGCGGAGGAACTCGACGAGGGTGTGGAACTCCGGGTAGTCGTGCAGCTCGATCCACTCGTTGTGCACAAAGCTTTCCGGGCGTTTCTCCGGGGCGTTGGTGGCCCAATCGAGGTACAGCCACTCCGCGACAACCAGGACGCCGAGGGCGGCGGCGTACGAGCGGGTCTGCGCCGCTTCACGCATCAGGCCAGTGAACCCTGCGCAGGCGGCAGTGTCGGGGGTGTTCTCGCGCAATTCGTCGGTCACCCCCAGCTCATTGAAGGAGCGCAAGAAATAGGTGTTCTCGTCGCCGGCGACCTCGCCGATGAACTGGG encodes:
- a CDS encoding TenA family protein — encoded protein: MPRFSEELRETHRETWDAAVGHRFVRELFNGTIDPAVMAGYLVQDYRFLDSFLQLLGAAVSTADDLAPRLRLSQFIGEVAGDENTYFLRSFNELGVTDELRENTPDTAACAGFTGLMREAAQTRSYAAALGVLVVAEWLYLDWATNAPEKRPESFVHNEWIELHDYPEFHTLVEFLRSEVDRIGERNDEDRAIIDDYFGRAVQLELDFFNNSYEQPLEV